The Nocardia vinacea genome contains the following window.
ACGGCGGCCCAGCGGGTGGCCTCGGCCGCGGTTTCGGAGCCGTCGATGCCGACCACGACGGGAGGGTTGATGAAGTTGGCAGACATGTGATTGTCGCTACCTTCCTGTAGGAGCGGGGCTTACTGCGGGTGGACGACCATGACGGGGCACTGCGCGGTCTGCACCAGCGCGTTACTGGTGGAGCCGAGCAGCAGTCCGCGGAATCCGCCGCGGCCCCGGCTGCCGACCACAAGAAGTCGAGCGGACTTCGACCAGTCGAGCAGCGGTCGGCGGGGCCCGGATAGGTACACCTTGCGGATGACATGGACGTTCGGGTACTTCGCGTGCCATGTCGTGAGCTGTCCAGCAAGGAGCGCCTGTCCTGCATTTTCGATGTCGCGGTCGGAGCGGATGTCGGGCAATGGGATGAAGATGTCGAGGTACAGCTCGCCGCAGGCATGGACCGCGACGAGTTGGGTTTTACGCTCGTCCGCCTCGGCGAACGCGACCGCCACCGCGGCCTCGCTGACCGGGCTCCCGTCCACGCCGACGACGACGGGACCGATGTCGCGGGTCTGCTGTTCGGTGCTGGCGTCGCGGACTACCACGATGGCGCCGTGGCCGTGGTTGGTCACCGCGAGCAGGGTGGAGCCGAGGTGGGTGAGTGTTCCAGCGGTGCCCGCCGCGCCGATCGCGACAAGATGCGCGGCTTCGGATCGGTGGATCAGCAGCTGGGCCGGATTTGCCTGGGAGACTTCGGTTTCCACGGTAAGGGCGGAGTCGACCCGATGGGCCAGGCGCTGGGCCGTCAGCACGTAGTCTTGGCCGCGTCGGCGGATCTTCTCGAGCACGCCGGGCAGCGCGCCGATCGAGGCGAGATCGAGGCCGTGCACGATGCGGAGTCGGCGTTGCCGTTGCGAGGCCGTTTCGGCGGCCCAGCGGACGGCGAGGTCGGAGGCTTCGGAACCGTCGACGCCGACGACCACTTCGGCCGAGGTCAGTCGGTGCGGATCATCGTTGTTCGAGGTAGTCATGAGCGCGGTGTCCCTTCGGTTCCGAAGATCCCGTTACCCGTACATTAGGAATCCGCACTGGCCGGGCACGGCTGTCGTTGGTCCCCAACCACAGGGCATAAAGACAATTCATGCCATCGTGGACGGCAAGCAGCGCAGGGGCGCTCAGGGTAGGGGCGCCGACCAGCTCAACACCGTACCCGCCCTCGCCCCGCGCAATTCGCTCGCCGATCAACTCCTCGGCGCCGGCGCCCGCTGCGGCGACCACTACCAGTTCGGTGACATCCTTCCTCGACTGGGACTTCGGGATCCTCGGGGAGTGCGAGGAAGGTGCACGCCGACTGGGTGAGTCGCAACCCCCGGTCGGCGACCAACTCGAGGGCGGTGCCCGGCTCGCCGCCCGCGAGCAGTTCGGTGGCCACATCGCGATTGGCTTCCAGCCATTACTGGCGGATCCGGGGCTGCTCATATAGGCGGGCGATGGCTATGTCAGCGGCCGCGGCCAGCGCCTGGACCACGACCTGGTCGTCCTCAGTGACCTTTATGCCTCGACCTTCGAAAACCTGTTTCGACCTCGACGCTACGTACGAGCATCGACCCTGCACAGTGCCGAACCGCCGTTTGCCGAAGGACCTTTGGCCGTCGATCGGTTCGAACAATCCATTGGTGACCTTCGGCTGTCCCGCCCGTGCAAGCGCGTCATGCTGAACAGATGCTGGTACGTCTGCTTCCAGGTTTGCGGCAATTCGACGGGTACGACCGGATTCGGCTGCGCGCCGATGTCCTCGCCGGTGTGACGGTGGCTGCCTATCTGGTGCCGCAGGTGATGGCCTATGCGACCGTGGCCGGACTGCCGCCGGTTGTCGGGTTGTGGGCGGCTGTCGGACCGTTGGCGGTATATGCGCTGCTCGGTAGCTCCAGACAGTTGTCGGTGGGGCCCGAGTCGACCACGGCCCTGATGACGGCGGTGGCACTGGCGCCATTGGCACTCGGTGACCCGGATCGGTATGCGGCGCTGGCGGCAATGCTGGCCCTGTTAGTCGGTGTGCTCTGTCTGGGTGGCGGCCGTGGCGCGACTCGGTGTGCTCGCCGATCTGCTGTCGAAGCCGGTGCTGGTCGGGTATCTGGCGGGTACCGCCGTGATCATGATCGTCGGCCAGCTCGGGCCGGTTACCGGGGTGCCGGTTACCGGGGAATCCATTCTCGCGCAACTGCGTTCGTTCGCCGCGCACGCCGGGCAGTGGCACTGGCAGACGCTGGTGTTGGGCGTGGCCGTGCTGGCCGTGCTGTTACTGCTTGCCTGGCGTGCGCCGCGGGTGCCCGGCCCGCTGCTCGCGGTGTTGCTGGCCACCGGGGCGGTGGTGGTGTTCTCGTTGCGACGCTATGGCATCGAGGTTGTCGGGTCGATTCCGGCCGGACTGCCGGTGCCGGGATTTGCCGGGGTCGCGACTACCGATATCGCCGAGTTGATATTGCCCGCCATCGGTATCGCCGTGGTCGGCTTCTCCGATAATGCTCTGACCGCACGGGCATTCGCGGCCCGGCACGGTCGGCACGTGGCGGCGAATGCCGAACTCGCCGCGCTCGGCGCCACCAATCTGGCCGCTGGTGCGCTGCACGGATTTCCGGTGAGCTGCAGTGGTAGCCGCACCAGCATCGCCGACGCCATGGGTGCCCGCAGCCAGCTGTATTCCCTTGTCGCCCTTGGCAGTGTGCTGGCAGTGCTACTCGGAGCGCGCGGCGTGCTCGCCGGATTCCCGACGGCGGCGCTCGGCGCATTGGTCATCTACGCCGCATTGCGGCTGATCGACCTCGCCGAGTTCCGACGGATCGCTCGATTCCGGCGCAGTGAACTCGTATTGGCGCTCGGCACGATCGTCGCGGTGCTCGCACTGGGTGTGCTCTACGGCGTGCTGGTAGCGATCGCGCTGTCGATCTTCGACTTGCTGCGTCGCGTGGCGCGGGGCCACGATGCCGTTCTCGGTTTCGTTCCGGGGCTGGCGGGCATGCACGACATCGACGATTACCCGGAGGCGAAACCCGTTTCCGGATTGGTGATCTACCGCTACGACGCGCCGCTGTGCTTCGCCAATGCGGAAGACTTCCGGCATCGGGCGCTGGCCGCGGTCGAGCAATGGGATGAGCGAGACCGGACGTCGGTGCGCTGGTTCATCCTCAATGCCGAGGCCAATGTGGAGGTCGATCTCACGGCGCTCGACGCGGTCGAGCAGTTGCGCGCGGATCTGGTGGCGCGCGGCATCGTGTTCGCGATGGCACGGGTCAAGGCGGATCTGCGCGACGATCTGGATGCGGCCGGGCTGACCGCGAAGATCGGCGTGGACCACCTGTACCCGACCTTGCCGACCGCGATCGCGGCCTACCAAGCGGACGAGAAAGCGAGGTCGGTAGACCCTGGGGAGCGATGACCTTCTTCCCTGCCCGCGCACTCGCCCACGCGGAATGCTCGAGTCAGGGCAAATGCCACCGGAAGAAGGTGACTGGTGATGTCGCAGGACTCGGTGTTCCCGATCCGTGGCACGTGGTCACCGCTGCTACGGCTGTGGTGGCTGCGACCGTGGCGCCCGAATCCCCTACTGCGGCCGCTGGATCGGCTCGAGGCCATGCTGCGGATCATGGTCGCGGTCGCCGTGGTCGTCGCGATACCGATCGCCGCAGCGCTGGGGACGACTGCCTACACCGACACCGCCGCCAGGATCCGCACCGAGAACGCGGCGAAATCCGCTGTCAGCGCAGTGATCACGGAAGAACCCCAGCGCACGCCGTCGCATCTGCTCGAGGCGCGGGTGCAGTGGCTCCAGGATGGCCGCCCCGGTATCGCGACGGTGCGGGTGCGCGGCAGTGCGGTGCACGGTGATCACGTGACCGTATGGCTGGGACCCGACGGCGCTCCGACAGGCCCACCACGGCCGCCCAATGTCGCCGCGATGACCGGCATCGGAGTCGGTGTCGTGGTGCTGAACGGCACCTGGGTCGTTGCATGGCTGCTGCTGCAGGGCACCGTATGGCTGCTCGAGCGTCGCCGTCGGGTGCAGTGGGACCAGCAATGGCGAAATCTCAACCGCCCGATCACAGAGGACAGGCAATGAAGGGAACGACCATGGGTAATTCCACAGTGCCGGAGATCATTGTGGCCGTCGACGGCTCGGCCAGTTCATATCAGGCGGTCGCCTGGGCGGCGGTCGATGCCGCGCTGCACCATTGCCCGCTGCGCCTTCTCACCTCGGTGGCGGTCCCAGACTTCGGTCCCGACCGGACCTTGAACGAGGCAGACATCGACTGGTTGCGCCGCGACGGCGAGCGGATCCTCACCGAAGCGACCCGCGTGGCACACCAGGCCGCCCCTGGCGAGGAGCTGGACCTGGCCACCGAGGTGATCTTCGCATCGATCATCCCGACCCTGATCCTGCACTCGGCGCAGGCCAGGATGATCGTCGTCGGCAGCCGCGGGATCGGCGCCTTCCACCGCGGACTGCTCGGCTCGGTCAGCACCGCGGTCACCCATCACGCGCATTGCCCGGTCGCCGTCATCCAAGGGAATTCGGCCATCGATCCGGTGTCGGCGAGTAGACCCGTCCTGGTCGGCGTCGAGGGGTCACCCAATAGCGTGCCCGCCATCGAGCTCGCGTTCGAGGAGGCATCGCGCCGCAAGGTCGGGCTGACGGCGCTGCACACCTGGAGCGATGCCAGCGGCATCGATCTGCCGCATTCCGGCTGGGAGGCCGCGCGTGAGTCCGAGCAAGCGCTGCTGGCCGAGAACATGGGCGGTTATCGCGACCGGTACCCGGACGTGCCCGTGTTACGCATCCTGAAGCTGGACAGGCCCGTTCGAGCGCTGCTCGAAGAGTCGGCAAATGCCCAACTGCCAGTCGTCGGCAGCCACGGCCGCGGCGGATTCGCAAGCATGGTCCTCGGCTCCACCAGCAACGCCCTGTTACACACAGTCGATTGCCCGATGATCGTGGTGCGCAAGGGCTGACGGTCACCTGCCGCCTGCAGCAGTTGGGGGTCTATTCGCAGACTCGGGCTGGGGTAAGACGGCTTTGGGTCCGTGCGCGGCTGCCGCGGTGGCTCAAGGGTGGATCGGTGTGGCCTTCGCGTGTGGCCCTCCACCACGCCGTCGGCGAGGACGTGGCGGTCCTTTGCGAACGGCCCACTTCCCGATGACTTTTCGATTCTGGTGAGCGCGGGGGTCGGGCGGTGATGGCGAGGGGGATGAGTCGCGTTGCTCCAGCCCGCTGTACAACGGGGCGGGAGCCTCACCTCAGAGCATCCGTTGACGCTGCAGGGATTTGAGGGAGACGAACCCGATTGCGGCGGGGATCCAGAAAGTCGCCAACCGGTAGGCGAGGACACCGGCGACCGCCGGAGCGCTGGGCACGCCGCCCACTATGAGACCGGCCACCAGGGCGGCCTCGATCACTCCGAGGCCCGCAGGGGTCGGGCTGGCCGCGCCCAACGCCGACCCGCCGAGGAAGACGGCGGCGACCAGGGCGGCGGACGGGTGTCCGCCGAATGCTTGTACTGAAAAACCCAGGGCCGCAATGTAAGCGACGTTTTCGCCGATTTGGCCGCCGATCAACATGGCGGCACGTCGTGGCTTGCGCAGCACATCGGCCATGGAACCGGCGGCGTTCCGCACCTGGGCGAGCTGGTCGGGGCGGCACAGCAGCAGCGCGACGGCGCCGCCGAGCACGGTCATCACGGCCACGAAGCCGATGAGCAGTACCCAGCCGCTGGGCAGTGCGGCGCTCAGCAGCAGTCGGGTCCGGCCGAGCCACACCCCCGCTCCGGCGAGCTCGATGACATGCAGGATCGCACCCGAGGCGACAGTCAGTGCGACGGCGGCGACGGCGGTGGCCCTGGTCATCCCGGAACGTTCCAGATAGCGTTCGTTGACCGCGGTAGCGCCGATGCCGAAGGGCACCAGCTGGTTGGCGAACGAGGTCGCCAGTTGCACATTCATCGTGCGGCCGAATGCGAGCGGGCGAGGACTCGCTCCCATCAGCACCAGCGCCGCCGCCGCATAGGTCGCCACCGACATCGCCAAGGCACCGGCCAGCCATTGCCATTGCGCGTCGCCGAGGGTGGCGATGGTGGTGCCGAGTTGACCGACTTGCGGTAGCAGCACGTAGGTCGCGAAGATCGTCGCGGCGATCCAGCCGAGGGTGCGCCAACGGAACCGCACCAGCACCTCCGGGGCGACGGCCGCAACACCGGTAGTATCCGCGATGGTGGCACGCAGTTCGTGCAGCAGGCGAGGCTGACGCCGGGTCGCGCTGCGGGTGGCCACGGCCAGCGGCTGGAGCAGGGGCGCCGCGCCGGTCAACGCGTCGGTGCCGAGCACCATGTGCGCTGTCGCAACCGCACGTTCCGGACCGACCTTCAAGCTCATCGAGACGAGCAGTTCGGCGACGTCGGCGTCGAGCCGATGGTCGGAGGCGCCGGATTCGCCGAAACCGAAATCGACGATCCACGGTGCGCCCTGTTCGTCGATGAGGATATTGGCCAGGCGCAGATCGCGGTGGGCGATGCGGGCTGCGCGCAACAGCGCGATCTGGCACCAGATATCGCACAGGGATTCGTCGGAGATCGGGCCGGACACCGTGCGAGCGAGATTGCGGCTCGGAACGCGTTCTTCGGCGATCCACGCGTCACCGCTCGCGGCGGCGCCGACCGAGACGATCGTCGGCGTGCGCACGCCCGCGCGTTGCGCCAGCAGAGTCAGGAACGCTTCATGTTCGGCCTCTTGTTTCGGGGTCGCGAACGGCGATTCGTCCTCAACCTCCCGAAACATCAGGTGTCGGAACAGTTTGAACAGCACATCGGCATTGCGTTCGTGATAGTCGATCCATTTCACGAACAGCTCGCAAGTCTCGGTGGTGACGTAGAACGGACGGGACCCGCGCGGGTCGAGGACGGCGGGGATGACCCGCACCGGGCGCAATCCGGCGGCGGCAAGGGCACGCAGCACCGCGGGTGCCTCGGCGCGGTGCACGGGGGCGCCCCAGAGCAGGTGCAGCGCGGCGGCAACCGTCCAACCCAGCGCCGCACCGCCGAAAACGTCCAGCACGAAATGCGCCCCGACGAAGACCTGCGACAGGGCGACCACTCCGGCAAGCGCCCAGACGACGCGCCGCCAGGGCCGGGGCAGCCACGGGCTCGCTGCAGCCGCCATAGCTACCGCGACCGCCGCATGCCCGGAGACGAAGCCGAGTCCACCCTGGTGCGTGCGCAAGTTCAGCTCGTTGAGCAGGACATCCGGTCGCGCGCGACCGATAAGCGTTTTCACCTCGATCGCGAGCAGATAGGAGAGCACGCCCGCCGCGGCGATGTCGCGGGCCATCCGGAACCGCCGCGCCACCAGCGCCGCGCCCGCCGCGAGGCCGACCGCGCCGATGGTGCCCAGTTGCATGATGCCCCACAGGACCGGCGCCACCCACGAGGGCAGGTCGTTGATCATCCGGAACAGGTCGACTTCGAGTTGTGGCACCTCGGTATGGCGGGCCACCAGCGCTGAAATGGTCAGTGCCACAAGGCCGAGCACGACTCGGACGGCATCGCCCGCGTGCCGCTCGACGACTCGGGCCCGGGGTGGGATGTCGGCCGCGGTCGTGGCCTGGGATACCGAGGCCGGTGTCACGCCAGCCGGTGTCGCCTCGGTCCGTGTCGCCTCAGCCGTCATCGTCGTCGGTCTTTCGTCGGTGCAACTGCACTGTCCTGACCGAGCCCACGACGCGACCAGGGGCGTACGGCTCCCGGATCAGGGCCGATGGACCCGTCGCCGGGGAGCCGTGTGCCGAGCACGCGGTCTACGCGCGTGAGCGCGGCGGACCCGGTGGCCAGGGCGCACAGCATGATCAGCAGCACACCGGCGACGGCGAGGCGCAGATCTGTCGCTCGCCGTCGACTCGGCACGGTCATCGCGAACATGCTGCACCGGTAGTTCGTCACAGACCGGACGGGTACGTCTCGGGGATCGTGCCCGTGACCCATTCGCCGCTGGGTTCCAGCGGCTCCAGCGCGGTGGTGCGGTCGATGTGGATGAGGGCGTCGAATTGGTCGGCGGGGCGGGTGTGGAAGTAGTGGCTCTGGCGTTCGGTGCCGGGACGGTAGACCACGCCGATGGCACGCTGTAGGCGCGGTTGGCGCAGCAGGTCGGTGGCTTCGCCTGGAATGTCCATACGGAGGAGGAATTCCGGGTTGCCGGTGTCGTGTAGCAGCTCTTCCATGCTGGATGGCAGTGCGGGGCGGACGGTTTCGCGGATGGCGGGCCCGCCCCAATCTTGCGCGGCGGTGACCGTGCCCGAGCAGGTGCTGAAGCCGATGATGCGGCAGGCGCCGCCGTGGCGTTCGCGGATCAGTTGGCCGAGGTTGAGTTCGCCTTCGCTGCCCAGTTCGGTGGCGCGGGCATCGCCGACGTGGGAGTTGTGCGCCCACACCACGATTCGGGCTCCGGGGCCGCCGGAGCGGTCCAGATGGGTAGCGAGTGCGTCGAGGGTGTCGGCCATGTGCCGGTCGCGCAGATTCCACGAGGACACTCGGTCGCCGAACATGGCTCGGTAGTAGGCTTCGGCGTCGCGCACTGACCAGGCATTGCGCAGCGCGTTGAACTGTTCGTCGGCGCCGGAAGCTTCCAGTTCGCCGCGGGCGATCTCGACGCGCTGCAGTTCGAGCAGTTGCCGGATCACTTGTGCCTCACAGGATTTGCCCGCGCCGAAGGCGGCGGCGAATCCGTAGGCCTGGCCGTCGTCGCCCGCGACGTGGTCGAAGCAGCCGTAGCGAATCTTGGCGCGCTGCGCGGCCTGCGGATCGACGCGGTCGAGATAGTCCACGACCTCCTGCATCGAGCGGTGCAGGCTGTAGAGGTCCAGACCGTAGAAGCCGGTCTGAACTTGGTTGTCGCGTTGTTGTTCGGCGTTGTGCGCGCGCAGCCAGATGACGAATTCGCGGACCTCGGTGTTGCGCCACATCCAGGTCGGGAATCGTTCGAATCCGCGCAGCGCCTGTTCGGCGCTGGTGTCGTTGCCGCGCCCGTGCACGTACTGGTTCACCCGGTAGGTATCGGGCCAGTCCGCCTCGGTGGCGACCGCGGTGAAGCCCTTCTCCTCGATCAGCCAGCGGGTGATCGCCGCGCGGGACCGGTAGAACTCGTGTGTGCCGTGCGAACTTTCGCCGATCAGCACGAACCGGGCGTCGCCGATGAGTTCCTCGAGCACCCGAGTGGGTGGGAGGCCGTCGGGTGCGTCGATGGCGGCGGCGCGGATGGTCGCCGCGGTGTCGACGGGCGGAACGGCGATGCCGGTGGTCGAGAAGCCGAGCAGAGTACGCACCTGCTCGTCGCTGACCTGGGTGAAGTCCCAGAACCATTCGCCGACCGCGCGGAACGGCGAAGGCATTGTCGCGCAAACCATTTCGTCGACCGAGGCACCGAGTTCCCGGCAGGTCGACTCCGGCGCGGCGGGGCCCGCGACAACGATCCGCTTCGGCTCGCCTGCCCGGATCGCCTCGATGGCCGCGAACATGCTCGCGCCGGTGGCCAATCCGTCGTCCACCAGGATCACCGTCCGCCCGGACACCTCGATGGGGCCGCGGTCGGCGCGATAGGCGGCCTCTCGCCTGAGCATCTCCTGGGCCTCGTCGCGGGCGATGCGGCGCACCTGATCGGCGCTCAGCCGCAGTGCGCGCACCATATCGTCGTTGAGGACGATACGGCCGCCGGTGGAGAGTGCACCGATCGCGAACTCCGGATGGCCGGGGGCACCGAGTTTGCGCACGACCAATGCATCCATCGGTGCATTCAGCGCCGCGGCGACCTCCCAGGCGACCGGAATACCGCCGCGCGGCAGTCCGAGTACCAGGACATCCGGATCCCCGCGATAGTGTTCGAGTAAACCGGCGAGCACTCGGCCCGCTTCGTGCCGATCCCGGAAGATCGGCCGCGGCGTTGCCTGCTCGACTTGCGTAGGGCTCATCGAAAGCCTCCTATCACCCGCGAAGGGCCGAATTATCTTGTCAGAGTGCGGTATTCGGTGGCCGAAACCGTTCGGGTCGGCGGGCGGGCAGGCCGAGCGCGCTGCGCTGGACGGCGAGCGTGAGATCGGTCGCGGTGACCACTCCGATGAGTCGGCCGTGTGGGTCGATCGCGGTGATGACGTCGAAGTCGGGTCGCAGGACCACCTTGGCCGCCACGGTGCTGAGCGATTCGTCGCCGGACACTCGGGCTGTCGGCGGCAGTGGGCGGGCGAGGGTGCGCACCGCGGTGCTGGCGCGTGCCGCGGCGGGCAATACCGTGAGATCGGACCAGGAGAGCACTCCAACCGGCCGCCCCTCCGGGTCGATGACCGGGAATACCCGGTGATCGGCATGCACGATCTGTGAGCGCAACAGGTCCTCGATGGACCAGGCCGCGGGAACCGATAGCGGGTGTTCGGTCATGACGTCGCGGATCCGGGTGTCGCCCAGCCGATGTCGCAGCCCGGCGGCGGCGAGCTCGACATTGGCGGCCGAGTAGAGGAACCAGCCGAGCAGCATCAGCCAGAGTCCACCGCCATTGCCGACCAGTAGCATCTCGGCGCCGCCCAGGATGAGCAGACCGAATCCGAGGATCCGGCCGCTGTGCGCGGCCACGGTGGTGGCGCGCAGCTGGTCGCCGGTGCGCCGCCAGATCAGCGCGCGCAGTACGCGGCCGCCGTCCAGTGGCGCGCCGGGCAGCAGGTTGAAAACAGCGAGCACGATATTCATCGCGCCGAGCCAGCCGAGCATCTCCGGCACCGGTCCGCTCACCAGGATGGCGACGAGGTTCGCGACGACAAGCACGATGACGCCGATCCCGAGGCTGGTGAGCGGTCCGGCCAGTGCGATGCGCAGGTCCGAGCGCGGATCTTTCGGCTCGTCACCGAGTTCGGAGACGCCGCCGAGTAGCCACAGCACGACGCGTTCGACCCGGGTGCCGCGGCGGCGCGCGACGATCGAGTGCGCCAGTTCATGACCCAGCAGTGTGGCGAGCAGACCGACCGCGCCCATCGCGGCGACCAGCCAGACCGTTACCGAGTTCCCGTGCGTATCGGCCAGCGACCGGCCGAGGAGGTAGGTGAACAGTCCGAGGGTGACCAGCGTAGACCAGTGCGCGCCGACTCGAATGCCCGCAACCCGACCTAGTGGGATCGTTGCACGCAGCATGTCAGCGGTCCTGCTTCTCGGCGCCGGCCAGACCTTCGGCGAGCAGAATGCGGTGTGCTTGCTGGGCTGCTTGGGTCGAGCGGTCGCTGTCGGGTTCGTCGGCGGGCAGCCGTTCGAGGCCTCGCGCCAGCACGGCAACGGCGTCGCCGAGCGCCTGGACGCGGTCTTCGAGACTGGCGACCGGATGGACCGCCTGCTCCTCAGCGACCGCTCGCCACTCGATCAGTGATTCGTCGACGGCCATTCGCGCACCGCACAGCAGGCCGTACAGCTGCATCGGCAGGACCGCGAAGATCCGGTCCAACTGTCCAGGGGAGAACAGCTCCGACAATGCCACCGTGACCGCGCCCGCGACCGGACCGACTTCGTCCTCGTCGATGCCCGACTCCCTGGCGAACTGCCTGAGAAATTCGGTGGTGCCATGCCGGACCGGCACGTGGCTGGGCACCCAACCCTCGTAGTAGGCCCCGCGCAGGATCTCGGGCAATTGCGCGGTCAGATGGGCCGAGCCACTGACGCTGATGCGGTCGCGCACGGTGTGCAGCCAAGCGCGCAGTGCCCGGTAGGCGAAGGCGCGGTCATCGGTATCGAGACTGTCGGCGATAGCGCGGAGCCAGTCATTGGCGGTCTGCACGGCGGGCGCGAGGGGATCGTCGTGGTGCGACATGGTTGGCCTCCTGGGTGCTAACCGGGTGCGATGGTGGGTTCTTATCGCTCAGCCTGTGTCCAGCGCAACCGCTATCCAAGGGCCGAAGGTTGCCCCTGCGTGAGCCGATGGTCCCGGTTTCGGGCTGCGGTGGCGCGGACTGATCGGGCCGGTGCTCGGACAGGGCCGGAAGTCCTCGAGGTGGTGGACGTTTCGTGTCGAATTCGGCGACAGGTGTGGGCCCGGGGACTCTGCCGTGCGGCGGTGGCGGCGCAGACGATGAGGGTATGACGAATATGGTCCCGGTCGGCGCGTCGACGAGCGGAGCGTTCGGCTGGACGCCGATCGAGAAGCCGCAGTCCGAGCGGGCGCTGGCCAATCTCGTCGACTATGACCGAGCGTGTCGCGAATTCTCCTGGGAGCAGGCGCGATCTGAACTCGCCGGGTTGCCCGGTGGCGGGCTGAACATCGCCTATGAGGCGGTGGATCGGCACGCCGAAGGTCCGGCCGCGCAGACGCCTGCGCTGCGCTGGCTGCCTGCCGCGGGCGGCGAGGTGGTGCTGACCTACGCGGAGCTGGCTGCGGCAACCAATCGATTCGCGAACGTCTCCAGGGGTTGGGGATAGGTCGCGGTGAGCGGGTCTGCGTCCTGCTCGGGCGAACCCCCGAGCTGTACATCGCCATCTTGGGCGCGTTGAAGGTCGGCTGCGTGGTCTCGCCGTTGTTCTCGGCCTTCGGTCCGGAACCGGTGCGGCAGCGTCTGGCGATCAGCGAGGCGGCGGCTCTGGTCACTTCGACGGCACTGTACCGCAAGAAGGTTGCCCCCATTCGCGCCGAAGTGCCCGCGCTGCGCACTGTGCTGATCACCGACGGGCTGACCGAGACCGGTGAAATGTACGCCGACGACCTGGCCGCCGCGATGGCCGTCGCCAGCCCGGAATTCCGGATCGCCCGCACTGGCCCCGACGACCCGGCGCTACTGCATTTCACCAGCGGCACCACCGGGAAACCCAAGGGCGCCTTGCATGTTCACGGTGCGGTGCTGGCACACCGGGTCACCGCCCGCTATGCCCTCGATCTGAGCGCAGGTGACACCTTCTGGTGCACCGCCGATCCGGGCTGGGTGACCGGCATGTCCTATGGCGTGATCGCCCCACTGTGCCTCGGCGCGACCGTGATCAGTGACGAGGCGGAGTTCGACGCGCACCGCTGGTACGACGTCCTCACAGCGCAACGGGTTTCGGTCTGGTACACCGCGCCGACCGCGCTGCGCATGCTGATGCGGTATGGGGACCGGCTGCCCGAGGGCACCGATCTGTCGGCACTGCGCTTCGTCACCAGCGTGGGG
Protein-coding sequences here:
- a CDS encoding universal stress protein produces the protein MTTSNNDDPHRLTSAEVVVGVDGSEASDLAVRWAAETASQRQRRLRIVHGLDLASIGALPGVLEKIRRRGQDYVLTAQRLAHRVDSALTVETEVSQANPAQLLIHRSEAAHLVAIGAAGTAGTLTHLGSTLLAVTNHGHGAIVVVRDASTEQQTRDIGPVVVGVDGSPVSEAAVAVAFAEADERKTQLVAVHACGELYLDIFIPLPDIRSDRDIENAGQALLAGQLTTWHAKYPNVHVIRKVYLSGPRRPLLDWSKSARLLVVGSRGRGGFRGLLLGSTSNALVQTAQCPVMVVHPQ
- a CDS encoding universal stress protein → MKGTTMGNSTVPEIIVAVDGSASSYQAVAWAAVDAALHHCPLRLLTSVAVPDFGPDRTLNEADIDWLRRDGERILTEATRVAHQAAPGEELDLATEVIFASIIPTLILHSAQARMIVVGSRGIGAFHRGLLGSVSTAVTHHAHCPVAVIQGNSAIDPVSASRPVLVGVEGSPNSVPAIELAFEEASRRKVGLTALHTWSDASGIDLPHSGWEAARESEQALLAENMGGYRDRYPDVPVLRILKLDRPVRALLEESANAQLPVVGSHGRGGFASMVLGSTSNALLHTVDCPMIVVRKG
- a CDS encoding site-2 protease family protein, translated to MLRATIPLGRVAGIRVGAHWSTLVTLGLFTYLLGRSLADTHGNSVTVWLVAAMGAVGLLATLLGHELAHSIVARRRGTRVERVVLWLLGGVSELGDEPKDPRSDLRIALAGPLTSLGIGVIVLVVANLVAILVSGPVPEMLGWLGAMNIVLAVFNLLPGAPLDGGRVLRALIWRRTGDQLRATTVAAHSGRILGFGLLILGGAEMLLVGNGGGLWLMLLGWFLYSAANVELAAAGLRHRLGDTRIRDVMTEHPLSVPAAWSIEDLLRSQIVHADHRVFPVIDPEGRPVGVLSWSDLTVLPAAARASTAVRTLARPLPPTARVSGDESLSTVAAKVVLRPDFDVITAIDPHGRLIGVVTATDLTLAVQRSALGLPARRPERFRPPNTAL
- a CDS encoding lysylphosphatidylglycerol synthase domain-containing protein, whose product is MTAEATRTEATPAGVTPASVSQATTAADIPPRARVVERHAGDAVRVVLGLVALTISALVARHTEVPQLEVDLFRMINDLPSWVAPVLWGIMQLGTIGAVGLAAGAALVARRFRMARDIAAAGVLSYLLAIEVKTLIGRARPDVLLNELNLRTHQGGLGFVSGHAAVAVAMAAAASPWLPRPWRRVVWALAGVVALSQVFVGAHFVLDVFGGAALGWTVAAALHLLWGAPVHRAEAPAVLRALAAAGLRPVRVIPAVLDPRGSRPFYVTTETCELFVKWIDYHERNADVLFKLFRHLMFREVEDESPFATPKQEAEHEAFLTLLAQRAGVRTPTIVSVGAAASGDAWIAEERVPSRNLARTVSGPISDESLCDIWCQIALLRAARIAHRDLRLANILIDEQGAPWIVDFGFGESGASDHRLDADVAELLVSMSLKVGPERAVATAHMVLGTDALTGAAPLLQPLAVATRSATRRQPRLLHELRATIADTTGVAAVAPEVLVRFRWRTLGWIAATIFATYVLLPQVGQLGTTIATLGDAQWQWLAGALAMSVATYAAAALVLMGASPRPLAFGRTMNVQLATSFANQLVPFGIGATAVNERYLERSGMTRATAVAAVALTVASGAILHVIELAGAGVWLGRTRLLLSAALPSGWVLLIGFVAVMTVLGGAVALLLCRPDQLAQVRNAAGSMADVLRKPRRAAMLIGGQIGENVAYIAALGFSVQAFGGHPSAALVAAVFLGGSALGAASPTPAGLGVIEAALVAGLIVGGVPSAPAVAGVLAYRLATFWIPAAIGFVSLKSLQRQRML
- a CDS encoding erythromycin esterase family protein; the protein is MSPTQVEQATPRPIFRDRHEAGRVLAGLLEHYRGDPDVLVLGLPRGGIPVAWEVAAALNAPMDALVVRKLGAPGHPEFAIGALSTGGRIVLNDDMVRALRLSADQVRRIARDEAQEMLRREAAYRADRGPIEVSGRTVILVDDGLATGASMFAAIEAIRAGEPKRIVVAGPAAPESTCRELGASVDEMVCATMPSPFRAVGEWFWDFTQVSDEQVRTLLGFSTTGIAVPPVDTAATIRAAAIDAPDGLPPTRVLEELIGDARFVLIGESSHGTHEFYRSRAAITRWLIEEKGFTAVATEADWPDTYRVNQYVHGRGNDTSAEQALRGFERFPTWMWRNTEVREFVIWLRAHNAEQQRDNQVQTGFYGLDLYSLHRSMQEVVDYLDRVDPQAAQRAKIRYGCFDHVAGDDGQAYGFAAAFGAGKSCEAQVIRQLLELQRVEIARGELEASGADEQFNALRNAWSVRDAEAYYRAMFGDRVSSWNLRDRHMADTLDALATHLDRSGGPGARIVVWAHNSHVGDARATELGSEGELNLGQLIRERHGGACRIIGFSTCSGTVTAAQDWGGPAIRETVRPALPSSMEELLHDTGNPEFLLRMDIPGEATDLLRQPRLQRAIGVVYRPGTERQSHYFHTRPADQFDALIHIDRTTALEPLEPSGEWVTGTIPETYPSGL